The following is a genomic window from Malus sylvestris chromosome 7, drMalSylv7.2, whole genome shotgun sequence.
CGACGACGTCCACCACGATCCTCATAACAATAATACTACTAATATTCCCTGGCTCGACGACCTCCGGAAACTCCGCGTCGCCCAGCTTCGTCAAGAGCTCCATGGCTACGACGTCTCCATCgtgtatttctttttattttttcattttaaatttcacGTAAATTTTTAGATCCGAGTCCGAGCGAGTTATTTTGATTGAATTGGATTAATTTTGGCAGGTCGTTGCAGTTGAAGGTGAAGAGgttggaggaggagagagaagacaGCTTCAAAGACGACGACCCCAAACCAGAtctggaggaggaggagcagcAGGACTCCAATCGGCACAGATCAGAAAACGACAAAACAGTTCGAGGCAAACCGGACCACGAGAACCAGTCGGTGAACGGCTCCAATTCGACCTGCTCCAAAAACCTGGACCATGACAACAAGCCAGGTCCAGGAGATCGCGCCCTCTCTGAACCGGGCCCGCTTTCGGCCTGTTCCGATGAACCGTCCAAAAAGACAGGGAGCGGGCAGTCGGATTCGGACTCAGACAAAGGAAGCTCCGAAACGGTGGCTAAGAAGCGGAGGGTACGGGGCCGGCAAGGGAAAGGTGGGGGTGACTCGGCGGGTGAGCTGAGGGAGAGCAGCGAGGTGCAGAGTTCGGTGAGCTTGACGAAGAAAAGGAACGGGAAACGCCATCGCAGAATGGAGGTCCCAGAGCAGCAGCAGCACAATAACGAAGATGTACCGTTGGTGAAATCAGAGCCGTTGATTGAGGTCCTGCAGTTGATCCGCGCGCAAGAGCATGGCTCGTTGTTCGAGCGACGGCTTTCTGCCCAGGTATTTTTGCTTATTTAaaatatctttattttttttcttgagcGACTTTTACGAATCCACttaggaaaataaaaaataaacttaaagtCGGACATGATAGGTTGAACGATTTGTAACACCACGTCAATATGTCGTGATTTCGTGACGAAAAACATCATGTCTGCCAGAACTACCAAACATGCATGCACAAAAACGAAAACAAGATAGTAtgaccaaaaggaaaaaaaaaaaaaaaaaagggggggggatATTATTATTAATCTGTTAAAAAACGACTGTTCGTTTTAATCGAAAGctaattgagttttggtttaaaattttgtgcATATAATTTGATCATAACAAGGGTGTTATGGTTGCTATGTAATGGGACTGTGTGTGGGCGAAACAAGTGGTCATGATGTTTCCAAAAATGATTTATTGTTGTTGGTTTGAGAAAAGTAAAGTGAAAAATACGCGTGCGGCTGAAATTCCTGATCCGAGCCCTACGGGGGTCTAGGTTTAGgtttttgcatgaaaaactctCTGGTACTTGCTTACCTGCATTTTTGTTAACATATTTATTTACATTTATGGATTAAAACCTAGTATaagataattataaaaaaaattactcttcgcaaaataaatgaattttttttttataaaattcttAAATGTATATGGTTAAATTCATCCGGTAACATTATAATTTACTTAAACTAAAAGAAATTAGAATTTGGATGTTTATTTTTCTGATAAACAATAGTATATCTGCATAAATTAAAGGAGAAATTTAAACACAGGATCTCGAGTGTAAGGATGAATACTCTTAACCAATTGAGCTATAAATCACTTGCTAATTTGGGTGTTAATGTGTAGTGTCTGGTGTCTAgtgagttgtgtgtgtgtgtgtgtgtatttcaTAAAAGAGACATGGCTCCCTAAGATTGAGGAGGAACTCCTCCTCAAGATACGTTGTGGTTAATTTACGGAATTTCGTACTTATGATCAGaatcattcatattataaatcacacTGTAAAGAccatctctataaaaaattaattaaatataagtTCGGTTAGTCAATTAATTGTAGCAAGTAGGTAGacgttttgtaatttttttatcgGCTCCGTCAATCTGTTTTTATACAATTCGATGACTTAATATTGATTTTTTGCATAGATGATCTTTACAAAGTATAATATAAACAATTCCGATTTTAAATAtgaaatttcataaattaaccACGTAATGAATTGATAAGAAACTCCTCATTCATTGAGGAGCCAAGTTAGTCTCATTTCGTAATTCCTAAAACAAAATGCTAGGGACACCTAAATTATTTTAACTACAAAATGATGTAGGAAGCACTATAACATGTTTGTTTGTAGTTGGCAATAAATGAGATTCAAGGTTACTGAAAtatgaagaaataaaatttgTCACATCAGTTGCCGTTCAAATcagaatttaaatttaattttctttgaaaaattagattaaatttaatttaaatcttTTGGGTACATCCCTTTATAAAATATCCAGATTCTTTTGTTGCTATATACCTTTTTAAAACGCTCCTTTATTTGGTTTTTAgcaaaatatggtacaaaaaagcaaaagagaCAAGTGCCTGGTTAAATTACcgtaaataaacaaaaaaaaaaagatttatttATATTCTTAGTGCAATGTGGGCCCACAATGTGTGATGAATGTACAGAATAGCGACAAGTACAAGAGCATTGTCCAGCAGCATGTGGACCTGGAAACCATCCGAAGCAAGCTCCGCAAAGAATCATACTCCTCCTGCTCTCTCTCCTTCTACCGAGACCTGCTCCTCCTCTTCAACAACGCCGTCGTTTTCTTCCCCAAATCTTCCCTCCACTCAAGGACCGCTCTCCAACTCCGCCGCCTCGTCTTAAacgaaatgaagaagaagaatctcATCACTCGGCCCAACCACGACCCTGCGCCCGAACCGTCAGATTCGGTAGTTCCTGCACCCGCCACAAGTCAACAACCCAAACGCCCTGATCAGCTTGAAAGATCAGATTCCTTGCTTGCCAAGCAAAAGTCTACTGCCCCCATCATCGTCTGCCGCAAACGAAGCTCCATTTCGTCAAAGCCTTCCGCTGCTGCTTCTATTTATGGTCAAACTCTCAAAGGTGACGACAACATGAAACTAGCAGCTTTTGATCTTAAATCGTCCATTAAGAATAGCAAGGCCTCTTCAGATGATCATGCAGCAGCTGAAGAGCATGGCGGTTCAGTCGTAGTAAAGCGTGCTGCAGCTGCTAAAGCAAAAGACAACCCTGTGATCACTGGAACCAGAGGCTCAAGAAGGACGAGTACTAGTATTGCTCATCACGAGAATAATACCAGTGCttccaaaaagaaacaaagtgcGAGCCCGGCAAATTTGAAAGCGGAAACTCCCAAAGCGGATAAGAAGGGGAAAATGGAGGCAGCAGGATCAGACAAAAAGCGAATTGCAGCTGCTGATTTCTTAAAGAGAATAAAGCGGAATTCACCTGCGGACACATTGAAGAGTGGTGGTACTGGCACGGGCACTAGTTCTAGATCAGGTGGACAGCAGAAAAGGAGGGGAGGTATTGGTAAGGCTGACAAAGTTAAAGAAAGGGTGTTAAGGCAAAGTGGCAATAAGAAGAAACAAGCCAAGGAAGAAAGCAGCAGTCCATCCAGGCGAAGTGTAGGCAGGCCGCCCAAGAAGGCGGCTGCTGAGGCTGCAAATGCAGTAGCTTCACCAAAGCGGGCACGGGAAAGTGAAGGAAAGCAAGAGGCTTCTAGGCGCCCTAAAAAACGGTCTAGGAGGTAAAGTAGTCGTCTAGCTTCAATGCTTCATGCATGGCCAAGGAAATGAAGGTGTAACTTTATTCATGTATATTCTAGTGAGGGATAGGGAAACTAGAAATTAGCATTAGGCAGATAGTATTCCCTAATTAGTAGTCCCtagggtttttgttttggtcgATATATTTCAAGTCTgtgcttgaaggatttattaTTTTGTGTCAAAATATCTGTTACAAGCATATGCAATGTAACGTACAAAAACACACTTATGTAGAATTAACCCAAGAATAATCGTGCATAGCATCAAGTAGAATGACTCTGTTCTTGATCAGTGATAGTTTCTTGCTTCTGTTAGAGAATTTAACATATTGTTGATGACGTCTTTCTCACAAAGTCATTGAATTTGTGATTCATTCTGCTATTTGTATGATGGATCCTTTTCTCTCCCTTTGAGAGATAACCTATGAGAAGAAGTGCGCATAGATCAAAATGAGGATGACTGAATGAGGAATGCTCATAGAATTGAAATGCGAAAAGGAATCGAAACAGGTTTCTATTGTGTTTATGTTCCCTTACCCGTGCCCTGTTATTATCCAAGTCATAAATTCTGGCATACAAAATTGCAGAAATGCGCGAGCCATCGGAAATGCAGGGTGCATTATCTTCAGAGTTGATAGATGCTGCAACCACAAGAACATGAAATGAGTACATTATTTTCTTCTTAAAAATAGAACATTAGGACAAGCTTTATAAGAGGTTTAAGTGGGAAACTTGGTACAGAAAACTTACAGCCAGGGGACCAATTTTGAACTCTATGCAAGGTCGGTACATAGCAAGCATTTCCGGTGCCATTCGAGTGGCTGCATGCACTATACCAACACGCCTCATTCTTTTTGTTGCATATCTAATCACCATGAATCCAGAATGAAACCAAAGTTAGTATGCCGGGTCAGAGATCTTTAAGTATACAGAAGCTTGTTCGTATTCTAATAAGTTACAGTGCTTCAAGATTTAAGCCTAAATCTTGGATCAAGAGATTTAACCCTAACCGTACCTTCTCAGGGCCAAGACAATTGCATCTGTCCTTTGAGCATCGGAGCCAGTACTGGAAACTTGATCAATCTCATCTATAAGCTGGTAACTGTCCTGCACATAAAATCGTTTAAGTAATGAGTCCATGGGAGCTCAAAAGAGGGTATTCCGTCCAATTTTCTGATATGTGAAAGATAAAATCTATTTCTAAGACCCGATACCTCAATTGCCATGCATCCCCCTATTCCAAGATTTGGCTGCAATGGATGAGCAGCATCACCTAGCAGAGCAACACGCCCGGTTCCCCAGGAATATATCATGTCTCTATCGAAGATATCTCTTTGTAAAATCATGGACTCAGGTGTTTCTTGAATTAGAGCAACCACTCCCTGACACCATTTTCCAAATACCTCCAGGAGCCTCTTCTTTTTACCTGCAGCTTATAAGATTCAGATAACTGGTAAATGGTTAGGCATTACcacaagtgagagagagagagagagagagagagagagagagtgcctTCAGGAGGATCAGTGTTCATTGGCGGCTGCTTATGGAAGGCCAACCATTGCATATTCCCATGCCCAACTTCTACTGCACCAAAGTACTGGTTCGCTCCCAAGAAGATCCGATACCTTCAAACCAAGAACATGTTGATATCAAATGAAAATATTTGatctactaactttatttaGGATTTTACGCCTTAACTTGTCAAAGTTCAAACATTCAgcatgtaaatatgaaaacataTGCATACCCAACACTATTAACATATGATGGGACAACTTTAGTGAGTCCACTGTAGCAGGTGTAATTTGAGTATTTCGCTTCCCGTATGCCAAACAATTTCGAGCGCACCTAGTGACGAAGAACCCAAAATGTATGAAGTTGAAAAGAGGATATGTTGGAGACATATGGTTCGAAGAAGAGACAACTTACCTTTGACCAGATTCCATCGGCTCCTACTAAAACATCACCATCATATCGTTGTCCATCTTCAAGGATCACTGTAACCTAATTGTTAATAATCCATACGGGAAGAGGTTGAGGAACTAGTACAGAATTCTGAAAAGTTACTAATCATATAAAGTATCTAATGAATTATGGTCTTTGCTGCCTTAATGCTTTTGCTGGGAGTCTcataatgttttatatatttCACTTCCTAAAAAAACCTTTACTTAGGAAGTGAAATATATAAAACATTACGAGACTCCCAGCAAAAGCATTAAGGCAGCAAAGACCAATGCACCAATATGTTAGGATTAATTGAATCGAATGCCACTCAACCTTGTTAGGGTCTTGAATGAAGTCCACCACTTTTGATTTGTTTCTCAGAATGTCAGATCCAACTGCACTGACTAAGATATCCAGAAGCTCCATCCTGCATATTACTTGAGTGATAGGAAGCCCCCTCCTTACAGCTGGCGATGACAGATCAAACTTGGTAAACCTGAAGCGAAAAGTAAAAAACCAAAGATCAAATACAAACACGAACTAAGAAATCAATTAAGTCTTTCTCAATTTAAACTCACTAAACGGAGAAATTAGCAATGATATATCCTCTTATACAACATTCAGTTGCTGCCCGTATATAGTATAAGTGATTCATAAAGAAGTCTGATTCGGTGGTGTTGAGTTTCTGTACTTCCAACAGTATTGGCCTGTTTTTAGCCATTCAAGCTTTTGGGGTCCAGTGATTGTCTAATATGGCATGAGAGCTCGGATTTAAGAAGTCATGGGCATGGTGATGAAGACCTCCAATCCCAATTCTCTACTTGTTTGTCGATTTTCAAGGTATGTAAGTAAAAAGGGTGTTGGTTTTTATAACCGCGAGCGGAAGCTTTTGTGGTCGAGTACTTTGTGTAAGAGTTTAACAAACCTAAAACCCTCCAACTCAAAGGTCAGAAATAAATACCACAGGATGCCActtactacggtctagtggtatacCGTaatagtatttctcttcacttataagtaaaaagttttaggtttgattctcccCAAAGACGAATTTCAAggtttaaaacctaaaattttttgctccaacccttatgggttaaattttttatttgagatcatcaaagaatgaatttaggattcttaaagtaactttaaaaaaaaaaattatataggccatctaaatttaattttatgaacattttataCTCAAATATTTAGATACCGATAAATATTGGAAAATTACTAAATCGACATCATGAAACTCGTGGAatactatgaaagaatatgaaataaatgaatattttttaattagtttagccgtttgatttaaatttagatcattagatctttttctttaccgttagatttgatcttATTAGACCTTAGCTgttgaattcaataaatttataaaggggtgtgatatccacacatcatttttttacttctcacacactcttctaattttcggccgtcggatcaaatgaattgaagaatatcaaatgacagaaattaatcAGAAGTGTGTGAGAAAAAATTGCACATATATGATGGGTCAACCCACTAATTCGGTAGGAATTCTAGGCTAAATTTGCCCCAAAAATGAGTTTTAGGTCAAAACTCATATTTGGCCCAAGAATTGGAGCAAGTTGAGGTAGGTTTAGAAcctaaattttgagttttacttcaagagttgaaaataatcttagtgtaaaaatatcgtttttcaaaaaaaaaaaaaggaaaaacaattgGAGGCTTATACCATTCACCTGAGACTCCGTCAGCATAGCCATTGATTCTGTTGCCAGTATCACAACCTGCTTCCATGATTTGTTTCACAACGTCCTCGTCAATGGCTTCCAGCACTGCCAATGCACTACTCACAAGTTGAATTGGTCCACGTCCTTTCCCCTCCCCTCTCACTGAACTCGAGTCTTTCTCAAACACCTGCACTTGGAATCCTCGGTGTTTCGCTGCCAATGCCAAAACTAGCCCCCCAATGCCCCCACCGGCGATCAGAATTTTAAGCTTCCTTTTGCCACCCTTCTCTTCGTCCGAAGTTTGATCTAATCTACTACTTTTACATCTTATTACACTGTTGCCTCTGATGATCCTAGTCTTACTGTATTTTTTTGCTCTAAAACCAAGACTCTGATGACATGAACTAAGATACAGAGAAAAGACCGCCATTGTTGACCAAAAACAGAAATACAAGGTTGCTTAGTGTCCAATACTTCGTATATGCatgtatgtatatgcatatCAGGTAACATAGTCATACCATATTATACAATCACATACAACATACACGCTATTGAATTTATGTATTTATTGAATTAAATACCCACCAACATGAGACATGGGAGTTTGAAATTTTCAGTGCCTTGGACTATAAGGATGgtgaaatgtttttttatgtagGGATtctgaaataaataaaaacacgtGTCAATAGTGTCAATTTTTTGGGCATATAAATgtcttaaaaaatatatattgaagTATTTTTTCAAGGTGGACCAAATGTCTGATAAAGtgaaaaaatgagaagagaaacCTTTAAGAGAAGggattcctatttttttttttataaaaatggagATTAGTTGTAGGATCCACATCACATCaaactttaacgatccgaaccgtctttttttcaagttgcacctcatagatcatccttgcaaaatattagccaaatcggaaatgtttaagacatctaattgagttcaaagaaattaacgaatactttgttatataagaaacaatgaaattttatcttgataaataaataggcaaatggtttcggattaaattgaatttttgtaaggtaatctatgaatcgagactttcaaaatagatggttcggatcgttaaaattcgaTGTGGAATGGGCTCCACACctaatccctattttttgaaaaaaaaaatgagaatcctTTTGCATAAAGGGCCTGATTAGGGATGTGCAATggttatggcgggcgggtaaccgcggttatttatccataacgGTTTATTCTCAGAcccgtataaccgtttacccgttggttaattgcctaaacggttatagtcatacctataaccgtttataaatggttaaccatactcataatcgtatacccatttaaccgtaaccgttgagtatccgtttacccatttatcattttttaacccgtttatcctttcttttttaccatttactcatttttcatctgtctacgtgtttttttaacaacttgaaaattaaaaaaaaatatttgtcataattttctttttctaacaattaaacactgttataggtacattcattatacatttccgcattttaattttttaagtccttataccattgcaataattgaaataatagtttaccaacgatatttttaactgttaacaatgaaggtaatataaaatttgctaagtattcttgGGTAACGAAAATTGTTAAAAGATAATATTCTTGAGTTATTTAACTTGGAATGTaaagtattaacataatatatataatgtatcatgaaatttaaagtggttaagaaaaattatattatattagctacataaatcatgcactatagtcaatagcatggATCAAAGTTTTGTTCGATagggaacatggtttgtgttaattttacatatataaaataaatgggtaaacggttacatGTTTATAActgcggttaatacccataaccgcccattaaaatttcgcgggtaaacggttatacctataaccgtttatttatctaaacggttacgcATAACCGTAAtcttgaaatttaaatgggcgggtaaccgctGTTACTTATAAccgatgggtatttgcccatccctaggcCTGATGAGATAAATGTCCTATTTATTCTGCAGTTTGCATTGGCTTGTTTTCCTTTTGAGTCCTGAGACATAACCTGCCGGAAGAAGAGCAACATGAATGATATATAAATTTTGTATCTGTTTCCGGCTCCTCAAGTATAAGTTGAACATCTGAGTCAGTTTTGAAAGCTTGATCAACCTCAAGTATAAGTtggttaggccatctccaaccgaagggtccagagggccagagggccgaaaatagccctaaaaccgtctccaaccgagggctaggccagagggctctggaatctgggagggccccacggaatttcaaagggccaaagTGCCAAAGGGTTGGCTGCTTCTGGcaagccagccagccccgggctggctattttttttttatagtttccctattgctgtcggttataaccgatagcATTAAAGAAGGATTTTttaatactgtcggttataaccgacagtaataggTATTCataggcaaattttttttttatttactattagtgtcggttataaccaatactaatagtttgattttttttttaatataacggctaaCTAGTCAGCTAGCCATTGggtttcatttgattttttttttttacatttttattattattttttatttacaaaatttttcatataacttctattttttcatataacttctattttttctattttttcctataacttctatttcacaaaatttatttcatattttttttaaattccatttttttcctataacttctatttcataaaatttgtttcatattttttttaaattccattttttttcctataacttctatttcacaaaacttgtttcatatttttttttcaattccatttttttctataacttatatttcacaaaatttgtttcatattttttttaaattctatttttttcttcctataacttcctaagccattggATTTGACGTCATGCTGATgtcacttagccgttggatttgaatttgagttgtagtttttaaataataaattatatttggtcctatggccctttggctctcggttggagacggttttttgtgaaatggctaaaacgagccctctggccctcggttggagacggaggcaaatatggccatgtactgttcattaaaatattaataccttggagaatcttggagggccagagggataaaacgagtcatctggccagtcatcggttggagatggccttacagTCCTGCACACACAATCACCCGAGTAATGAGCGCATGAAAATATGGTTGCTCACAACTCACATGGACTTATAGTTTCTTTGATCCTAGCCATTAAGTCAAGTTTCAGAAATGTAAAAGCCAAAACGCATGAGGGGAGGGGGTGATTGCTCAACAACAAAATAACAAACGAGTGACGAGCAAGGCAACCAAGCTAAAGCACTCTTAGCACAGAAAATGAAGACAAAATTTTGCTTTCAGAAAACATAGGATTAAGTTGGATAACCCAGACCCCTTTCACGGTTCCCTTATCAATGCAGTGTAGAAGTAAATACTCTTAACCACTTGAGCTACAAAGTCCTAGCAATTTCCTTTAAAGGTcggaatattttttattttttattggcaAAATTGGATCGCAATGACCACAATATTATTGTCTTTAGAACTTCTTTCCCCCATAAGATTTGATTTTGTTGCTTTGTTGGATCGTGACGACCACATTGACTCTTTTGTCTATAGAAATTTCCCCGGTAagatttgattttgttgttctGTTGAATCGTGACAACCACAATAATTCTTTTGTCTTCAGAACAACTTTTTCCGATATTGCAACCAATGGAACCGGAATCATGACAACCACAATAATTCTTTTGTCTTCAGAACAACTTTTTCCGATATTGCAACCAAtggaaccggatcccctcctGAGCATGGGGACCGGAGCCTACTAAGCAGCCCATctggacccttgaaatttgatctaatggcTACAAACAAGAagcccctctaaaagttataatgattacaaccgttgaatcaaatttcaagagccTAGATGGGCTGCACAGCAGGCTCCAGTCCCCATGCTCAGGAGGGGATCCAGTTCCGTAACCAATGAACCTCGGGATGCTCGCACATCCGAAAAATAAAGGTATGAGATAACGAAGGTAAGATTTTTCAT
Proteins encoded in this region:
- the LOC126628523 gene encoding zeaxanthin epoxidase, chloroplastic-like, coding for MAVFSLYLSSCHQSLGFRAKKYSKTRIIRGNSVIRCKSSRLDQTSDEEKGGKRKLKILIAGGGIGGLVLALAAKHRGFQVQVFEKDSSSVRGEGKGRGPIQLVSSALAVLEAIDEDVVKQIMEAGCDTGNRINGYADGVSGEWFTKFDLSSPAVRRGLPITQVICRMELLDILVSAVGSDILRNKSKVVDFIQDPNKVTVILEDGQRYDGDVLVGADGIWSKVRSKLFGIREAKYSNYTCYSGLTKVVPSYVNSVGYRIFLGANQYFGAVEVGHGNMQWLAFHKQPPMNTDPPEGKKKRLLEVFGKWCQGVVALIQETPESMILQRDIFDRDMIYSWGTGRVALLGDAAHPLQPNLGIGGCMAIEDSYQLIDEIDQVSSTGSDAQRTDAIVLALRRYATKRMRRVGIVHAATRMAPEMLAMYRPCIEFKIGPLAHLSTLKIMHPAFPMARAFLQFCMPEFMTWIITGHGLSLKGREKDPSYK